The DNA sequence ACCACCCGGCCGCCGCGCCGGCGAGGCCGTCCGGCACGGTGCGGGCGGTCGCCGGCGTGACGGCCGCGACGGCGGTCGCCACCAGGATCGCGAGGAGCGCCAGGACGGCACCGAGGGTCGCTCGCCGCACCGGTCGCCTCCCTCGCCGCCCCGGCGCCGTCGCCGCCGGTCCGACGGGGCTCGAGACCGGCCCCGCCCTCCCATCGTGGGGCCCGGGGCAGGGTCCACGCCGCGGACCCAGGTCCCGCACGGGTCCGTGCTCAGCGGTGGCTGACCTCCGGCAGGGTGCGGCCGACGGCGACCCCCACCAGACCCAGAGCGGCGAGGAGCAGGAGCGCGGCCTCGGCCCCGATCGTCGCCAGCGCCCCCGAGACGGCGCCGACGACCAGGAGCAGCACCCCCATCGCCGTGTTCGCCACCGCCACGTACTCGGTGCGCCGGTCGCCCTCGGCCATGTCGACGACGTAGGTCTTGCGCGCCACCCGGATCCCGATGTGGGTGAAGGCGAGAAGCAGGTAGACGAGCGGGTGGAGCCACCACGACTCCCGGGCCGCAGCCACGAGCCGCAAGGCGAGGAAGGCCAGGACGAGCAGCGACGCGGCACCGGCCCCGGCCACGAGGAGGGTCCGGCTCGAGCGGTCGGCCAGCCGGCCGAACAGCCGGCCGCCGAGCAGGCCGGCCACGCCCGAGGCGATGACGAACGGACCGAGGCCACCGAGGCCCACCCCACCCTCCGCGGCGGCGAGCGCGACGACGAACGGCGGGCTCGGGGCCGAGACGAGCAGGAGGGTCCGCACGGTGACGAAGCGGCGGAACGGTGCGTCGGAGCGCAGCATCGACCAGGAGCGGGCGAGCCAGCCGGGACCGTCCGGCGGCCGGGCGGCGGGCTCCGTCGGGGGCTCGACGATACCGGAGTAGACGACGAGGGCGAGGACCCAGGTCAGGGCGGCCGCGCCGAGCAGCGCCGCGAGCACGGGTGGGGCGACGTCGTCCCCGCCGAGGGCGCGGATGCCGAGCCCGAGGGTGATCGCGACCACGCCGGACAAGACGGTCGCGATGCCGTTGATCTGCCCGCGCTGGCCCTTCGGGACGGTCCGGCCGAGGACGTCCTTGTCCACCAGCGACGTCATCGCCCGGGCGAGGGCGAACACCGCCAGGGCAGCGAGCACGACCACCCCCGCCACGGCCCCGGTGGTCGTCGCCGCCGCGAGGGCCATCGCCGCGGTGGCCCCGGCCTGGCCCGCGGCGCCGGCGACCCACAGGCCCTTGCGCACGCGGTGGCGCTGCACCCAGGGCGACAGGGCCGCCTGGGGGAGCATCGAGCCGGACTCCCGCACCGGCACGAGGAGGGCGACCAGGACGGCGGGGGCACCGAGGGAGGCGAGCAGCCAGGGCAGGACGGTCTTGGCGCTGACGACCTGGTCACCGGTGCTGATCAGTGCGTTCGCGGCGATCTGGCGCAGCCCGTTGGCGGGCAGGCGGGCCGGCTCCGGCGCGGCGCCGGCCGCGACGGGGCCGGGGCGGACGAGGCGGCGGTAGAGCCGTTCGGCGGTGGGCATGGCGGCATCGCAGAAGCGGCTCAGGCCCGCGAGGGATCCTCCACCAGCGCCGAGGCGTGGTCCGGCACGTACGAGGACACCGAGATCGGCGGACGCCGGTAGCCCGTGCCGGCGGGCCGCTCGGGAAGCTCGACCGGCCCCCGGGAGGGGACGTCGTGGTAGGGCAGGGACTCGAGCAGGTGGTGGATCATGTTCAGCCGCGCCTGCTTCTTGGAGTCGCTGGCCACGTGGTACCAGGGCGCCGACGAGGTGTCCGTGTGGACCATCATCTCGTCCTTCGCGCGGGAGAAGTCCTCCCACCGGGTGATCGACTCCAGGTCGATCGGGGAGAGCTTCCACTGCCGCAGCGGGTCGTGCAGGCGCTTGCGGAACCGGGCGAGCTGCACCTCGTCCGAGACGGAGAACCAGTACTTGCGCAGGTGGATGCCGTCCTCGACGAGCATCTGCTCGAAGATCGGGCACTGGCGCATGAACCTCTTGACCTCCTCCGCGG is a window from the Georgenia muralis genome containing:
- a CDS encoding MFS transporter, coding for MPTAERLYRRLVRPGPVAAGAAPEPARLPANGLRQIAANALISTGDQVVSAKTVLPWLLASLGAPAVLVALLVPVRESGSMLPQAALSPWVQRHRVRKGLWVAGAAGQAGATAAMALAAATTTGAVAGVVVLAALAVFALARAMTSLVDKDVLGRTVPKGQRGQINGIATVLSGVVAITLGLGIRALGGDDVAPPVLAALLGAAALTWVLALVVYSGIVEPPTEPAARPPDGPGWLARSWSMLRSDAPFRRFVTVRTLLLVSAPSPPFVVALAAAEGGVGLGGLGPFVIASGVAGLLGGRLFGRLADRSSRTLLVAGAGAASLLVLAFLALRLVAAARESWWLHPLVYLLLAFTHIGIRVARKTYVVDMAEGDRRTEYVAVANTAMGVLLLVVGAVSGALATIGAEAALLLLAALGLVGVAVGRTLPEVSHR
- the ppk2 gene encoding polyphosphate kinase 2, producing MAHAKRRDTDDGPGGERDGERDGHVAGGEESGFHTTRIPPKVYAAELYRLQGELGKLQTWVKETGARVVVIFEGRDAAGKGGTIKRITEYLSPRVVRIAALPAPTEREKGQWYFQRYVEHLPAAGEMVLFDRSWYNRAGVEKVMGFASAEEVKRFMRQCPIFEQMLVEDGIHLRKYWFSVSDEVQLARFRKRLHDPLRQWKLSPIDLESITRWEDFSRAKDEMMVHTDTSSAPWYHVASDSKKQARLNMIHHLLESLPYHDVPSRGPVELPERPAGTGYRRPPISVSSYVPDHASALVEDPSRA